In methanogenic archaeon ISO4-H5, the following are encoded in one genomic region:
- a CDS encoding translin family DNA-binding protein → MQLHELMSEAEQALAAEEEATNLAFSLSRKIIRKTKTAIHGIHAGQRDPELIDSISSDLAGLIEAVSGYPKLVYGADVESAMMEFAETVIYDYALRGEEIPSYRVLEITPAAWVLGLADSIGELRRDMLDRLMKGNLQEATRIFSKMEELCDVLMTLDIKDSVAPVRRKQDIARGIMDRSRTDITTASMMKTA, encoded by the coding sequence ATGCAGCTTCACGAACTCATGTCCGAGGCGGAGCAGGCGCTCGCCGCGGAAGAGGAGGCCACCAATCTCGCATTCAGCCTTTCCAGGAAGATCATCCGCAAGACCAAGACCGCCATCCACGGTATCCACGCAGGTCAGAGGGATCCGGAACTCATCGACAGCATTTCCAGCGACCTGGCAGGCCTTATCGAAGCGGTCTCCGGTTATCCCAAGCTGGTTTACGGGGCCGATGTGGAGAGTGCCATGATGGAGTTCGCAGAGACGGTCATCTACGATTATGCCCTCCGCGGGGAGGAGATTCCCTCCTACCGCGTCCTGGAGATCACACCCGCCGCATGGGTGCTGGGTCTTGCGGACAGCATCGGCGAGCTCAGAAGGGATATGCTCGACAGGCTCATGAAAGGGAACCTGCAGGAAGCTACCCGTATCTTCTCCAAGATGGAGGAGCTGTGTGACGTCCTCATGACCCTTGATATCAAGGATTCCGTAGCTCCCGTCAGAAGGAAACAGGACATCGCACGCGGTATCATGGACCGTTCAAGGACAGACATTACCACTGCGTCGATGATGAAGACTGCCTGA
- a CDS encoding tRNA pseudouridine synthase A TruA, whose amino-acid sequence MRRVAVKIAYLGDEFNGSQIQPTDDNPSIRTVAGEILKNLELVDHVPPEKIDLKFASRTDAGVSALGNVVTFYTEFKDLGLLLQAVNSISHGVYYTAATEIDDAFNPRMAWKRYYRYIVPEFGIDLDKFIMAAKLFEGHHDFKRFAKNETGRSTVMAIDSIDVRYENGLIITDFCADYFLWNQIRRIMAAILQVSKGMSSMDDVKAKLAGEDGTFGIAKPDGLTLLDVTYPDLEFKRPDIPPYEKRLRRDLYLDSVRRMFHKSL is encoded by the coding sequence ATGAGACGCGTCGCAGTCAAGATAGCCTACCTGGGAGACGAGTTCAACGGCTCCCAGATACAGCCTACCGACGACAACCCCAGCATACGCACCGTCGCAGGGGAGATTCTGAAGAACCTGGAACTGGTGGACCACGTACCGCCGGAGAAGATCGACCTGAAGTTCGCGAGCCGCACGGATGCGGGGGTCAGTGCGCTCGGCAATGTCGTCACATTCTACACCGAATTCAAGGATTTGGGTCTTCTCCTTCAGGCAGTCAATTCGATCTCCCATGGGGTGTATTATACAGCAGCCACCGAGATCGATGATGCGTTCAATCCCCGCATGGCCTGGAAACGTTACTATCGTTACATAGTGCCCGAATTCGGCATCGACCTAGACAAATTCATCATGGCCGCCAAACTCTTCGAGGGACATCACGACTTCAAGAGATTCGCCAAGAACGAGACCGGCAGGTCCACGGTTATGGCGATAGACAGCATCGACGTAAGATACGAGAACGGACTCATCATCACCGATTTCTGCGCCGACTATTTCCTGTGGAATCAGATCCGCCGCATCATGGCCGCCATCCTGCAGGTCAGCAAGGGCATGTCATCCATGGATGACGTGAAGGCCAAACTCGCCGGCGAGGACGGGACCTTCGGCATCGCCAAACCCGATGGGCTGACCCTGCTCGATGTGACATACCCAGATCTCGAATTCAAGAGGCCTGACATACCCCCTTACGAGAAACGCCTCAGACGCGATCTCTACCTGGACAGCGTGCGCAGGATGTTCCACAAATCCTTATGA
- a CDS encoding phosphoribosylamine--glycine ligase PurD — protein MKILTVGGGAREHAAVEALARANAEIYAVMKNSNPGIAKRAKEVLLASEDDIDKICDFAINNFVEYAFIGPEAPLSSGVVDALEHIGIKCASPTKDAARIETSKTFMRNLVDKYKIDGNLGYKSFDNEADAIEYVKTVPYKVAVKPVGLTGGKGVKVQGDQLTNLEETIEYIKEIFEGNVGGGKVIIEEKAEGEEFTQMVFTNGDEVYPMPLVQDHKRAYEGDLGPNTGGMGSYSDANHLLPFVTEEERQKSIEIVRAIVKALASEGCPYRGTMYGQFMLTKTGPKIIEINARFGDPEAMNVLTTLQTDFTEIIKWMAGGKLKDKEVRFANKATVCKYVVPRGYGVKSEAGHTISIDLDSIANTGSVAYFGSVDKNGGKLVTGTSRSIGIVGVGDSLEEAERNCEAGLSYVKCDAIAVRHDIGTAALIQKRIDHMKQIRGQ, from the coding sequence ATGAAGATTCTTACAGTAGGCGGAGGAGCAAGGGAGCATGCGGCCGTTGAGGCGTTGGCACGTGCCAATGCGGAAATCTACGCAGTGATGAAGAACAGCAACCCCGGAATCGCCAAGAGGGCCAAGGAGGTGCTTCTCGCCAGCGAGGACGACATCGACAAAATCTGCGATTTCGCCATCAACAACTTCGTGGAGTACGCGTTCATCGGACCCGAGGCACCTCTCTCGAGCGGAGTCGTGGATGCTCTGGAACACATCGGAATCAAATGCGCCTCTCCCACCAAAGATGCCGCCAGGATCGAGACCTCCAAGACCTTCATGAGGAACCTGGTCGACAAATACAAGATCGACGGCAACCTCGGATACAAGAGCTTCGACAACGAAGCGGATGCCATCGAATACGTCAAGACCGTTCCCTACAAAGTCGCAGTAAAACCCGTCGGACTCACCGGCGGAAAGGGAGTCAAGGTCCAGGGAGACCAGCTCACCAACCTCGAGGAGACCATCGAGTACATCAAGGAGATCTTCGAGGGCAACGTCGGCGGAGGAAAGGTCATAATCGAGGAAAAGGCCGAGGGAGAGGAGTTCACCCAGATGGTCTTCACCAACGGAGATGAGGTCTACCCCATGCCCCTGGTCCAGGACCACAAGAGGGCCTACGAGGGAGACCTCGGACCCAACACCGGAGGAATGGGTTCGTACAGCGATGCCAACCACCTCCTGCCCTTCGTCACCGAGGAGGAACGCCAGAAATCCATCGAGATCGTGAGGGCCATCGTCAAGGCACTCGCCTCCGAGGGCTGCCCCTACCGCGGAACCATGTACGGCCAGTTCATGCTCACCAAGACCGGACCCAAGATCATCGAGATCAACGCCAGGTTCGGAGACCCCGAGGCCATGAACGTCCTCACCACGCTCCAGACCGACTTCACCGAGATCATCAAATGGATGGCCGGCGGCAAACTGAAGGACAAAGAGGTCAGATTCGCCAACAAGGCCACTGTCTGCAAGTACGTCGTACCCAGGGGATACGGAGTCAAGTCCGAGGCAGGGCACACCATCTCCATCGACCTCGACAGCATCGCCAACACCGGATCGGTGGCTTACTTCGGAAGCGTCGACAAGAACGGTGGCAAACTGGTCACCGGCACCTCCCGTTCCATCGGAATCGTCGGAGTCGGCGACAGTCTGGAAGAGGCTGAGAGGAACTGCGAGGCAGGACTCAGCTATGTCAAGTGCGACGCCATCGCTGTCCGCCACGACATCGGCACGGCCGCCCTCATCCAGAAGAGGATCGACCACATGAAGCAGATCCGCGGACAATGA
- a CDS encoding hydrogenase accessory protein HypB: MLPFFFNVSCACVDTLIGDRVDRGIMHIIQAGMEFDVLRANNKIAHENYHLLKEHGIKSVDFMGSIGAGKTALIIEIGKRLVSRGKRVCVIAGDVTGDDDFTRFREAGLDAVNCNTGKECHLDANLIKKCLADIDLDKYDVMIIENVGNLVCPADFPLGTDYRAVVVSTTEGDDMVRKHHAVFQHSDIAILNKMDIADAVGVDPSVITKDYNKLTGGLKEMYTCSARKGNGVDEIIDAFGF; this comes from the coding sequence ATGCTCCCCTTTTTCTTTAATGTATCGTGTGCGTGCGTGGATACCCTTATAGGGGACCGTGTCGATAGAGGCATTATGCACATTATCCAGGCCGGAATGGAGTTCGATGTTCTGAGAGCGAACAACAAGATCGCACACGAGAACTACCACCTTCTGAAGGAACACGGCATCAAATCCGTGGACTTCATGGGCTCCATCGGCGCCGGCAAGACCGCTCTCATCATCGAGATCGGCAAGAGACTGGTGTCCCGCGGCAAAAGGGTCTGCGTCATCGCGGGCGATGTCACCGGCGACGATGACTTCACCAGGTTCCGCGAGGCGGGACTGGATGCGGTCAACTGCAACACCGGGAAGGAATGCCATCTCGACGCCAACCTGATCAAGAAGTGCCTTGCGGACATCGACCTGGACAAATACGATGTGATGATTATCGAGAACGTGGGCAACCTGGTCTGCCCCGCGGACTTCCCGCTGGGCACCGATTACCGCGCCGTGGTGGTCTCCACCACCGAGGGCGACGACATGGTCAGGAAGCACCATGCCGTCTTCCAGCACTCCGACATCGCCATCCTGAACAAGATGGATATCGCGGATGCGGTGGGTGTCGACCCGAGCGTCATCACCAAGGACTACAACAAGCTGACCGGCGGCCTCAAAGAAATGTACACCTGCAGTGCCAGGAAGGGAAACGGGGTCGACGAGATCATAGATGCATTCGGATTTTGA
- a CDS encoding glutamyl-tRNA(Gln) amidotransferase subunit D GatD: MSYADFLSKKLADAGAEEGCMLNVESSGKTYRGVLMPHHEFSGHDILILKMKSGYNIGIRMAEDAKISVESRPVERVKHESEDAPKAGLKTIVLIGTGGTIASYVDYRTGAVHPALSTSDMINAVPEIKEIANLKANVLFSIFSENMTVPHWQKLAEAIADELNNGADAVIVPHGTDTMGYTAAAVSFMLGDISKPVVFVGAQRSSDRPSSDASSNLMAAARFCVNGNAAGVFVVMHEGSGDDTFAVHLGTRVRKMHTSRRDAFKSINVPPVAIVDRAGKITFNEKLRPVSKDKVAVSSDMCQQVVLLQFYPGMDPELFRDVILKSKGVVIAGSGLGHVNGNMVPLLKEASDKGIVVVITSQCLNGRTNLNVYNTGRDMLNAGVITVQDMLPETAYAKLMWALANTKSAEAAKEVMKTCLAGEMSDRRLML, encoded by the coding sequence ATGAGCTATGCTGACTTCCTTTCAAAGAAACTGGCTGACGCCGGTGCGGAAGAGGGCTGCATGCTGAACGTGGAGTCTTCCGGTAAGACCTACCGCGGGGTGCTGATGCCCCACCACGAGTTCAGCGGGCACGATATCCTTATCCTCAAGATGAAGAGCGGATACAACATCGGTATCAGGATGGCGGAGGATGCCAAGATCTCCGTCGAGTCCAGGCCCGTGGAGAGGGTCAAGCACGAGTCCGAGGACGCCCCCAAGGCCGGTCTGAAGACCATCGTCCTCATCGGTACCGGCGGAACCATCGCATCCTACGTGGATTACCGTACCGGAGCCGTCCACCCCGCGCTTTCCACCTCTGACATGATCAACGCGGTCCCCGAGATCAAGGAGATCGCCAACCTGAAGGCCAATGTCCTGTTCTCCATCTTCTCCGAGAACATGACCGTCCCCCACTGGCAGAAGCTCGCCGAGGCCATCGCCGACGAGCTCAACAACGGTGCGGATGCGGTCATTGTGCCCCACGGAACCGACACTATGGGATACACCGCCGCGGCAGTGTCATTCATGCTCGGCGACATCTCCAAACCCGTGGTCTTCGTAGGTGCCCAGAGGTCCTCCGACAGGCCTTCTTCCGATGCAAGCAGCAACCTCATGGCAGCAGCCAGGTTCTGCGTCAACGGCAACGCCGCAGGCGTGTTCGTCGTCATGCACGAGGGCTCCGGCGACGATACCTTCGCCGTCCACCTCGGTACCAGGGTCAGGAAGATGCACACCTCCCGCAGGGATGCCTTCAAGAGCATCAACGTGCCCCCCGTGGCCATCGTGGACAGGGCAGGAAAGATCACCTTCAACGAGAAGCTCAGGCCCGTCAGCAAGGACAAGGTCGCAGTCAGCAGCGACATGTGCCAGCAGGTCGTACTTCTCCAGTTCTACCCCGGCATGGATCCTGAACTCTTCCGTGACGTGATCCTCAAAAGCAAGGGAGTTGTCATTGCCGGCTCCGGACTCGGACACGTCAACGGCAACATGGTCCCCCTCCTGAAGGAGGCTTCCGACAAGGGCATCGTGGTGGTCATCACCTCCCAGTGTCTCAACGGAAGGACCAACCTCAATGTGTACAACACCGGCAGGGATATGCTGAACGCGGGAGTCATCACCGTCCAGGATATGCTGCCCGAGACCGCCTACGCCAAGCTCATGTGGGCGCTCGCCAACACCAAATCCGCCGAAGCGGCCAAGGAGGTCATGAAGACCTGCCTGGCCGGCGAGATGAGCGACAGGAGGCTGATGCTGTGA